The proteins below come from a single Ruegeria sp. SCSIO 43209 genomic window:
- a CDS encoding AMP-binding protein — MDSLPALLHRNVTQFGDAPAYREKEFGIWQCWTWAEAAKEIRAIALGFLELGVEKGDHIAVIGRNRPAHYWSMVAAQMVGAVPVPLYQDSVAEEMAYVLEHCGAKYVVCGDQEQVDKVIEIQENLHQVKHILYTDKRGMRKYDHSQMNALEDIMAEGSAGHARFDAELDKRIAAITYDDTCVMLYTSGTTGKPKGVVLSNRNVIESAKNSAEFDHLTRNEDILSYLPMAWVGDFIFSIGQAYWCGFCVNCPESADTMMTDLREIGPTYFFAPPRVFETQLTNVMIRMEDAGKLKQRMFHYFMAHAKRVGGLLLDGKPVGFGDKLKYALGNLLVYGPLKDTLGYGRFRVGYTAGEAIGPEIFDFYRSLGINLKQLYGQTEATVFITVQPDGEVRADTVGVPAPDVELKIDDKGEIHYRSPGVFVEYYNNPDSTASTKDAEGWVATGDAGFIEENSGHLRIIDRAKDVGKMADGSMFAPKYVENKLKFYPDILEVVLFGNSKDRCVAFINIDLTAVGNWAERNNVAYASYQELAGHPRVLETIRSHVEEVNKSVAADEMLSGCQVHRFVVLHKELDADDGEMTRTRKVRRGFVEDKFSDIIAALYDGSSSVSTTTEVTYEDGRKGSISATLEIVDAPVVPVAQHKVAAE; from the coding sequence ATGGACTCTCTTCCGGCGCTATTACACCGCAATGTGACCCAGTTCGGGGATGCCCCGGCCTATCGGGAAAAGGAATTCGGGATCTGGCAATGCTGGACCTGGGCGGAAGCCGCCAAAGAAATCCGTGCCATCGCGCTTGGGTTTCTAGAACTTGGCGTTGAAAAGGGTGACCATATTGCTGTGATTGGTCGGAACCGTCCCGCCCATTACTGGTCGATGGTTGCCGCACAGATGGTAGGCGCGGTGCCGGTGCCTCTGTATCAGGATTCGGTCGCCGAAGAGATGGCCTATGTGCTGGAACATTGCGGTGCGAAATATGTCGTCTGCGGTGATCAGGAGCAGGTCGACAAAGTCATCGAGATTCAGGAAAATCTCCATCAGGTCAAACACATACTTTATACCGACAAGCGCGGGATGCGGAAGTATGACCACTCGCAGATGAACGCGCTTGAGGACATCATGGCCGAAGGCAGTGCGGGGCACGCGCGGTTTGATGCGGAACTGGACAAGCGCATTGCGGCGATCACCTATGACGATACCTGCGTGATGCTCTATACCTCGGGCACCACGGGCAAGCCCAAAGGCGTGGTGCTGTCGAACCGGAATGTTATTGAAAGCGCCAAGAATTCCGCAGAGTTCGATCATCTGACCCGAAATGAGGATATCCTGTCCTACCTGCCAATGGCGTGGGTTGGGGATTTCATATTCTCCATCGGTCAGGCCTATTGGTGCGGTTTCTGTGTGAATTGCCCGGAAAGCGCAGACACGATGATGACCGACCTGCGCGAGATCGGGCCGACCTATTTCTTTGCCCCGCCGCGGGTGTTCGAGACCCAGCTGACCAACGTGATGATCCGGATGGAGGATGCGGGCAAGCTGAAGCAGCGCATGTTCCATTATTTCATGGCCCATGCCAAGAGGGTTGGTGGATTGCTGCTGGACGGCAAGCCGGTGGGCTTTGGCGACAAGTTGAAATATGCGTTGGGCAATCTGCTGGTCTATGGCCCGCTGAAAGATACGCTTGGCTATGGCCGGTTCCGTGTGGGCTATACGGCGGGTGAAGCGATCGGGCCGGAAATCTTTGATTTCTATCGCTCTTTGGGCATCAACCTGAAGCAGCTTTACGGTCAGACCGAAGCGACCGTGTTCATCACCGTGCAGCCGGATGGCGAAGTACGGGCCGATACGGTCGGCGTCCCCGCACCGGATGTTGAGCTGAAAATCGACGATAAGGGTGAGATCCACTATCGCTCGCCCGGGGTGTTTGTTGAATATTACAACAACCCGGACTCCACAGCTTCGACCAAAGATGCCGAAGGCTGGGTCGCCACTGGGGATGCCGGGTTCATCGAGGAGAACTCGGGCCATCTGCGGATCATCGATCGCGCCAAAGACGTGGGCAAGATGGCCGATGGCTCGATGTTTGCGCCGAAATACGTCGAGAACAAGCTGAAGTTCTATCCTGACATTCTTGAGGTCGTGCTGTTCGGTAACAGCAAGGATCGCTGCGTAGCCTTCATCAATATTGACCTGACAGCTGTCGGAAACTGGGCCGAACGTAACAATGTGGCCTACGCGTCCTATCAGGAGCTAGCGGGTCATCCCCGTGTGTTAGAGACGATTCGGAGCCATGTGGAAGAGGTGAACAAGTCGGTTGCGGCGGATGAAATGCTGTCGGGCTGTCAGGTGCATCGTTTCGTGGTTCTGCATAAGGAACTGGATGCGGATGATGGCGAGATGACCCGGACCCGCAAGGTGCGGCGTGGGTTTGTCGAGGACAAATTCAGCGACATTATAGCGGCGTTGTATGACGGGTCGTCGAGCGTTTCGACCACGACTGAAGTGACCTATGAAGATGGTCGTAAGGGATCGATTTCTGCGACGTTGGAAATTGTCGATGCGCCAGTGGTTCCGGTCGCGCAGCACAAGGTGGCGGCGGAATGA
- the mutT gene encoding 8-oxo-dGTP diphosphatase MutT → MKTVLVSAVALIDIEGRVLLAQRPEGKSMAGLWEFPGGKIEPGETPEAALIRELHEELGIDTWASCLAPLTFASHSYDDFHLLMPLYACRKWEGIPQSKEGQALKWVRANDLRNYPMPAADVPLIPILRDWL, encoded by the coding sequence GTGAAGACAGTGTTAGTGTCTGCCGTGGCTCTGATCGACATCGAGGGCCGCGTCCTACTGGCTCAACGCCCCGAAGGTAAATCCATGGCCGGTCTCTGGGAATTCCCCGGCGGCAAGATCGAACCCGGAGAAACCCCCGAGGCCGCCCTGATCCGCGAATTGCACGAGGAACTGGGCATCGACACCTGGGCCTCGTGCCTCGCGCCGCTGACCTTTGCCAGCCACAGCTATGACGATTTCCACCTGCTGATGCCGCTGTATGCCTGCCGCAAATGGGAGGGGATACCGCAATCGAAAGAAGGACAGGCGCTGAAATGGGTGCGGGCGAATGATCTGAGGAACTACCCGATGCCTGCGGCAGATGTGCCGTTGATCCCGATTTTGCGGGATTGGCTATAA
- a CDS encoding branched-chain amino acid ABC transporter permease: MPEQLIFAMEVILNGLMAGVLYALVALGFVLIYKASGIFNYAQGVMALFAAMTLVGIMNGQVPFAHLINATFGTHVYNFGWNVPALLAIVLTMAVMVLLAWCVQRFVMRHLVGQEPIILFMATIGLAYFLEGVADLMWGSEIKTLDVGLPQGINLWIDETTFNIFDYGFFIDNLDIVATIIAALLVAALVAFSQYTKQGRAMRAVADDHQAALSVGISLNFIWIMVWSVAGFVALVAGIMWGTKSGVQFSLSLIALKALPVLMLGGFTSIPGAIVGGLIIGVGEKLFEFAIGPMVGGATENWFAYVLALIFLVFRPQGLFGEKIIERV; this comes from the coding sequence ATGCCTGAACAATTAATCTTCGCGATGGAGGTCATCCTCAACGGTCTGATGGCTGGGGTGCTGTATGCGCTGGTCGCGCTGGGCTTTGTGTTGATCTACAAGGCGTCGGGGATTTTCAATTATGCCCAAGGGGTTATGGCCCTGTTTGCGGCGATGACGCTGGTCGGAATCATGAACGGGCAGGTGCCTTTTGCGCATCTGATCAACGCGACTTTCGGCACGCATGTCTATAATTTTGGTTGGAATGTGCCCGCTTTGCTGGCGATTGTCCTGACCATGGCCGTGATGGTGTTGCTGGCCTGGTGTGTGCAACGGTTCGTCATGCGCCATCTGGTCGGGCAAGAACCGATCATCCTGTTCATGGCGACCATCGGTCTGGCCTATTTCCTTGAGGGCGTCGCCGACCTGATGTGGGGGTCCGAGATCAAGACGCTGGATGTGGGTTTGCCGCAGGGTATCAACCTGTGGATTGACGAGACGACCTTTAATATCTTCGACTACGGTTTCTTCATCGACAATCTGGACATCGTGGCCACGATCATCGCAGCACTTCTGGTGGCGGCTCTGGTCGCGTTCAGCCAGTACACCAAGCAGGGTCGGGCGATGCGTGCGGTGGCGGATGACCATCAGGCGGCGCTATCGGTCGGGATTTCGCTGAACTTCATCTGGATCATGGTCTGGTCGGTCGCCGGGTTTGTGGCGCTGGTCGCGGGCATCATGTGGGGCACCAAATCGGGCGTTCAGTTCTCGCTGTCGCTGATCGCGCTGAAGGCGCTGCCGGTGCTGATGCTAGGCGGGTTCACCTCGATCCCCGGAGCCATCGTCGGTGGCCTGATCATCGGTGTGGGTGAGAAACTGTTCGAGTTCGCCATCGGCCCAATGGTTGGCGGTGCGACTGAGAACTGGTTTGCCTATGTATTGGCGCTGATATTCCTCGTGTTCCGACCTCAGGGCCTGTTCGGCGAGAAGATCATCGAGAGGGTGTAG
- a CDS encoding ABC transporter ATP-binding protein — protein sequence MLDNSEGYVTEDGRKIGGVVMEMKNITLRFGGVVAIKDISFDIREGEIRAIIGPNGAGKSSMLNVISGFYVPQEGEVWFHGSKRPPMRPFEVAQQGIARTFQNIALFEGMSVLDNVMTGRLGFMKTNILQQALWKGKAEAEETENREAVEKIIDFLEIQHIRKTPVSRLPYGLKKRVELARALAAEPKLLLLDEPMAGMNVEEKEDMSRFILDVNDEFGTTIALIEHDMGVVMDLSDRVVVMDYGKKIGDGTPDEVRNNQEVIDAYLGVSHD from the coding sequence ATGCTGGATAACTCCGAAGGATATGTCACCGAAGACGGCCGCAAGATCGGCGGTGTGGTGATGGAGATGAAGAACATCACCCTGCGCTTTGGCGGCGTGGTGGCCATCAAGGATATCTCGTTTGACATCCGTGAGGGTGAGATCCGGGCAATCATCGGGCCAAACGGGGCGGGTAAGTCCTCGATGCTGAATGTGATCTCGGGCTTTTATGTTCCGCAAGAAGGTGAGGTCTGGTTTCACGGCTCCAAGCGCCCTCCGATGCGGCCGTTTGAGGTGGCGCAGCAGGGGATCGCGCGGACGTTTCAAAACATCGCTCTGTTCGAAGGCATGAGCGTGTTGGATAATGTGATGACCGGGCGTTTGGGTTTTATGAAGACCAATATTCTTCAGCAAGCGCTGTGGAAGGGCAAGGCCGAGGCAGAAGAGACCGAGAACCGCGAGGCGGTCGAGAAGATCATTGATTTCCTTGAGATTCAGCACATCCGCAAAACGCCGGTGTCCCGCCTGCCTTACGGGTTGAAGAAACGCGTCGAACTGGCGCGCGCGCTGGCGGCGGAACCGAAACTGCTGCTGCTGGATGAGCCGATGGCCGGGATGAACGTCGAAGAGAAAGAGGACATGAGCCGCTTTATCCTCGACGTGAATGACGAGTTTGGCACCACGATTGCGCTGATCGAGCACGATATGGGCGTGGTAATGGATCTGAGCGACCGTGTGGTTGTGATGGATTACGGCAAAAAGATTGGTGACGGCACCCCGGATGAGGTGCGCAACAACCAAGAAGTCATTGATGCCTATTTGGGGGTCAGCCATGACTGA
- a CDS encoding LCCL domain-containing protein produces the protein MKFRVVQDVKIVELDKPALPKANTTSAFLWAMREFVIELIMHRAQQIIFVAIAIFVIAGSGSRPISADELQDCPGHIGELDLPIECMCTKEAQRIRPFNVQGCEVYAWWSNICMAAVHAGIATPEGGPVRIEQREPQAEYVGCLRNDMFSNDMHHSDLPSFVVLPVESD, from the coding sequence GTGAAGTTCCGAGTTGTACAAGATGTAAAAATCGTTGAACTGGATAAACCAGCGCTTCCAAAAGCGAATACAACCTCCGCGTTTCTTTGGGCAATGCGTGAGTTCGTGATAGAATTGATAATGCATAGAGCTCAGCAGATCATATTTGTGGCCATCGCGATTTTTGTGATCGCTGGTAGCGGGAGTCGACCGATTTCAGCCGATGAGTTACAGGATTGCCCCGGCCATATTGGTGAACTTGACTTACCCATTGAGTGCATGTGCACAAAAGAGGCGCAACGGATACGGCCGTTCAATGTACAGGGATGCGAAGTGTACGCTTGGTGGAGCAACATTTGTATGGCCGCGGTGCATGCGGGAATTGCTACGCCTGAGGGCGGGCCAGTCCGGATCGAACAAAGGGAACCTCAAGCAGAATACGTCGGTTGCCTTCGTAACGATATGTTCAGCAATGACATGCACCACAGTGATTTGCCAAGCTTTGTCGTTTTGCCAGTTGAGTCAGATTAG
- the argJ gene encoding bifunctional glutamate N-acetyltransferase/amino-acid acetyltransferase ArgJ, whose translation MATITKVSPLAPAAFPELPAIDGVRFATVEAGVRYQGRTDVMLAVLDPGTSVAGVFTRSATRAAPVLDCQDKIGGPGDAPAAILVNSGNANAFTGHYGQTSVAEVTQAVSKATGVAVDRVFTSSTGVIGEPLPHDRIVAQLEALKAGLSRHAIEDAARAIMTTDTFPKGSSAQVDIGGQTVSIAGIAKGSGMIAPDMATMLVYIFTDAQIEQSALQAMLSAQTDRTFNCITVDSDTSTSDSLLLCATGASGVDATGNAAFAQALETVMLDLAQQVVRDGEGATKFVEIRVTGAATDADAKTHGLAIANSPLVKTAIAGEDPNWGRIVMAIGKSGAAADRDLLSISFGDILVAEKGWVSPDYREEDAAAYMKGQDLVIAVDLGLGQGASTVWTCDLTHGYIEINADYRS comes from the coding sequence GTGGCCACGATAACCAAGGTTTCACCGCTGGCCCCGGCGGCCTTCCCCGAATTGCCCGCGATCGACGGTGTGCGCTTCGCCACTGTCGAGGCTGGTGTCCGATATCAAGGCCGCACCGATGTGATGCTGGCCGTTCTTGATCCGGGCACTTCGGTGGCGGGGGTGTTCACCCGCTCGGCCACCCGTGCGGCCCCCGTTCTGGATTGTCAGGACAAGATCGGCGGGCCCGGCGACGCGCCTGCAGCGATCCTTGTGAATTCGGGCAACGCCAATGCGTTTACCGGCCATTACGGGCAGACCTCAGTGGCCGAGGTGACGCAAGCCGTCTCCAAAGCTACCGGAGTTGCGGTAGATCGGGTTTTTACCTCGTCGACCGGTGTCATCGGCGAGCCGCTGCCCCATGACCGCATCGTTGCACAGCTTGAGGCGTTGAAGGCGGGCCTCAGCCGTCACGCGATTGAGGACGCGGCGCGCGCGATCATGACCACCGACACCTTCCCGAAGGGGTCGTCGGCGCAGGTCGATATTGGCGGCCAAACAGTCTCTATTGCGGGGATTGCGAAGGGTTCCGGCATGATCGCGCCCGATATGGCGACGATGCTGGTCTATATCTTCACCGATGCTCAGATCGAGCAATCAGCGCTGCAGGCGATGCTGAGCGCGCAGACTGACCGGACCTTCAACTGCATCACCGTGGATAGCGATACCTCGACATCCGACAGCCTCTTGCTTTGCGCCACCGGGGCATCGGGCGTCGATGCCACCGGCAATGCCGCCTTCGCGCAAGCACTGGAAACAGTGATGTTGGACCTTGCGCAGCAAGTGGTCCGCGACGGCGAAGGGGCCACGAAATTCGTCGAAATTCGTGTGACCGGCGCCGCCACGGATGCTGATGCCAAAACCCACGGGCTGGCTATCGCCAACTCCCCGCTGGTCAAAACCGCCATCGCGGGCGAGGACCCGAATTGGGGCCGCATCGTCATGGCCATCGGCAAATCCGGTGCTGCTGCAGACCGCGACCTTTTGAGCATATCGTTCGGAGACATCCTTGTGGCTGAAAAAGGCTGGGTCAGCCCCGACTACCGCGAGGAAGACGCTGCGGCCTATATGAAAGGTCAGGATTTGGTGATCGCAGTCGATCTGGGACTGGGTCAGGGCGCTTCCACCGTCTGGACCTGCGATCTGACCCACGGCTATATCGAAATCAACGCGGATTATCGCTCGTGA
- a CDS encoding peptidylprolyl isomerase, giving the protein MPKGLTFLPSLALAAVMALPLAAQDAPDANTVVARVNGDEITLGHVIATASALPAQYQQLEDEVLYDFILEQLVQQHLLSLEQEELNTLNALRLENETRSLRAVQTVEALTAASVTDEAIQAAYDTQFAEFQGEDEFNASHILVESEDEAKAVKAQLEEGADFAELAKEKSTGPSGPNGGALGWFGKGQMVPEFEGAVLGLEKGQVSDPVQTQFGWHVVTLNDKRKTEAPELAVVRDELAQTIRQEAIQAKIDELTEQAQIERPELEGAGPEVMRQLELLQE; this is encoded by the coding sequence ATGCCCAAAGGCCTCACTTTTCTGCCATCGCTTGCGCTTGCTGCCGTGATGGCGTTGCCGCTGGCCGCCCAGGACGCACCGGATGCCAACACCGTGGTTGCCCGCGTGAACGGCGACGAGATCACATTGGGTCACGTCATCGCCACCGCCTCGGCGCTGCCGGCGCAGTATCAGCAGCTTGAAGATGAGGTGCTATATGATTTCATCCTCGAGCAACTTGTCCAGCAGCACCTTCTGAGCCTTGAACAGGAAGAGCTGAATACACTCAACGCCCTTCGACTGGAAAACGAAACCCGGTCCCTGCGCGCCGTGCAAACCGTCGAAGCGCTGACAGCCGCCAGTGTCACTGATGAGGCCATACAGGCCGCCTATGACACGCAATTCGCCGAGTTTCAGGGCGAAGACGAGTTCAATGCCAGCCACATTCTGGTCGAATCCGAGGACGAAGCCAAAGCTGTCAAAGCCCAACTGGAAGAAGGTGCAGATTTCGCTGAGCTAGCGAAAGAAAAATCCACAGGACCCTCTGGCCCCAATGGCGGTGCGCTGGGCTGGTTCGGCAAAGGCCAGATGGTGCCCGAGTTTGAAGGTGCCGTGCTTGGCCTTGAAAAGGGTCAGGTCTCGGATCCGGTGCAAACCCAGTTCGGTTGGCACGTGGTCACGCTGAACGACAAGCGCAAGACCGAGGCCCCCGAATTGGCGGTCGTGCGCGATGAATTGGCTCAGACCATTCGGCAAGAAGCAATTCAGGCCAAGATTGACGAGTTGACGGAGCAAGCGCAGATCGAGCGTCCCGAGCTCGAGGGCGCCGGCCCCGAGGTCATGCGCCAGCTGGAGCTGCTGCAGGAGTAA
- the secA gene encoding preprotein translocase subunit SecA, with protein MLGLGTLAKKVFGTPNDRKIKAARPLVEKINALEPEFEILTDDGLIEKTAELRKRALDGEKLDDLLPEAFANVREGAKRALGLRAFDVQLMGGLFLHQGNISEMKTGEGKTLVATFPAYLNALTGKGVHVVTVNEYLAKRDSEWMGKVFASVGMTTGVIWSGQPDAEKMAAYKCDITYATNNELGFDYLRDNMKADLEQVYQKHHNFAIVDEVDSILIDEARTPLIISGPAQDRSDLYTAIDTVIPTLQDDHYSLDEKSRSVTFTDEGNEFLEQQLLSAGLLPEGHSLYDPESTTVVHHVNQGLRAHKLFQRDKDYIVRDGNVVLIDEFTGRMMPGRRLSEGLHQAIEAKEGVQIQPENVTLASVTFQNYFRLYDKLSGMTGTALTEAEEFQEIYGLGVVEVPTNKPIAREDKDDQVYRTTAEKYGAIIEQVKKAGEKGQPVLVGTTSIEKSEVISQMLDKEGIEHNVLNARQHEQEAQIVADAGRLGAVTIATNMAGRGTDIQLGGNVEMKVLQALAENPEADPAELRAAEEAKHAEEKEKVLQAGGLYVMASERHESRRIDNQLRGRSGRQGDPGRTVFYLSLEDDLMRIFGSERLDKVLTTLGMKEGEAIIHPWVNKSLERAQSKVEGRNFDMRKNVLKFDDVMNDQRKVVFSQRREIMSADDLSDVVSDMREQVIDDMIDEFMPPKSYADQWDTEGLHGAVKEKLTIDAPVQDWAAEEGVDDEQIRERLIKAADEMMAQKAVAFGPENMRNIEKQVLLQTIDGKWREHLLTLEHLRSVVGFRGYAQRDPLNEYKNESFQLFEGMLDSLRETVTQQLSRVRPLSEEEQKEMLAQMAAQQAQAQKAVDQAAGNAEAIAEAEASGDSRPGFVEDDPSTWGNPSRNDPCPCGSGKKFKHCHGRLT; from the coding sequence ATGCTGGGACTCGGAACGCTCGCCAAAAAGGTGTTCGGAACACCGAACGACCGCAAGATCAAGGCGGCCCGCCCGCTGGTCGAAAAGATCAATGCGCTGGAGCCGGAGTTCGAGATCCTGACCGACGATGGCCTGATCGAGAAAACCGCTGAGCTGCGCAAACGAGCGCTGGACGGTGAAAAGCTGGATGACTTGCTGCCGGAAGCATTTGCCAATGTCCGCGAAGGGGCCAAGCGCGCCCTAGGTCTTCGGGCCTTTGATGTGCAGTTGATGGGTGGTTTGTTCCTGCACCAGGGCAACATCTCGGAAATGAAAACGGGTGAAGGCAAAACCCTGGTCGCCACCTTCCCCGCCTATCTGAATGCACTGACCGGCAAGGGCGTACATGTGGTCACGGTGAACGAATACCTGGCCAAGCGCGACTCGGAATGGATGGGCAAGGTGTTTGCGTCCGTTGGCATGACGACCGGTGTGATCTGGTCGGGCCAACCGGATGCCGAGAAGATGGCGGCGTACAAGTGTGACATCACCTATGCCACAAATAATGAGTTGGGCTTCGACTATCTGCGCGACAACATGAAGGCCGATCTGGAACAGGTCTATCAGAAGCACCACAATTTCGCGATCGTCGACGAAGTCGACTCGATCCTGATTGATGAGGCGCGGACACCGCTGATCATCTCGGGGCCGGCACAAGACCGATCGGACCTTTATACTGCCATCGATACCGTGATCCCGACGCTGCAGGACGATCATTACTCGCTCGATGAAAAAAGCCGCAGCGTGACGTTCACCGATGAAGGCAACGAGTTTTTGGAGCAGCAACTGCTTTCAGCGGGTCTGCTGCCCGAGGGGCATTCGCTGTACGACCCCGAAAGCACCACTGTAGTGCATCACGTCAATCAGGGCCTGCGCGCGCATAAACTGTTCCAACGTGACAAGGACTATATCGTTCGGGATGGCAATGTGGTGCTAATCGACGAATTCACCGGTCGGATGATGCCGGGCCGCCGCTTGTCGGAGGGTCTGCACCAAGCCATCGAAGCCAAGGAAGGCGTACAGATTCAGCCCGAGAATGTGACGCTGGCCAGCGTGACATTCCAGAACTATTTCCGCCTCTATGACAAGCTGTCCGGCATGACCGGCACTGCGCTGACCGAGGCGGAAGAATTTCAGGAAATCTATGGTCTGGGTGTGGTCGAGGTTCCGACCAACAAACCAATCGCGCGTGAGGACAAAGACGACCAGGTCTACCGCACGACAGCCGAAAAATACGGTGCCATTATTGAACAGGTCAAAAAGGCCGGTGAAAAAGGTCAGCCGGTTCTTGTCGGTACCACGTCGATCGAAAAGTCCGAAGTGATCAGCCAGATGCTGGACAAAGAGGGAATCGAGCACAACGTTCTGAACGCCCGCCAGCATGAACAGGAAGCGCAGATCGTGGCAGATGCCGGCCGTCTGGGTGCGGTGACCATCGCCACCAACATGGCGGGCCGCGGCACCGATATTCAGCTGGGCGGCAATGTCGAGATGAAGGTGCTGCAGGCGCTGGCGGAAAACCCCGAGGCTGACCCGGCCGAATTGCGTGCGGCAGAAGAAGCCAAGCACGCAGAAGAAAAGGAAAAGGTGCTGCAGGCCGGTGGTCTTTACGTAATGGCGTCCGAACGTCATGAAAGCCGCCGGATCGACAACCAGCTACGCGGGCGTTCGGGACGCCAAGGTGACCCGGGCCGCACCGTGTTCTACCTGAGCCTGGAAGATGACCTGATGCGCATCTTCGGTTCGGAACGTTTGGACAAGGTCCTGACCACGCTGGGCATGAAAGAGGGCGAGGCAATCATTCACCCCTGGGTGAACAAATCGCTGGAACGGGCGCAATCCAAAGTCGAAGGTCGCAACTTTGACATGCGCAAAAACGTTCTGAAATTCGACGACGTGATGAACGATCAGCGGAAAGTCGTGTTCAGCCAGCGGCGTGAAATCATGTCAGCGGATGATCTGTCGGATGTCGTGTCCGATATGCGTGAGCAGGTGATCGACGATATGATCGACGAATTCATGCCGCCAAAATCATATGCAGATCAATGGGATACAGAAGGTCTGCACGGAGCGGTCAAAGAGAAGCTGACCATCGATGCGCCGGTTCAGGACTGGGCCGCCGAGGAAGGCGTAGATGACGAGCAAATCCGCGAACGTCTGATCAAAGCCGCCGATGAAATGATGGCGCAGAAGGCCGTGGCGTTTGGCCCGGAAAACATGCGCAACATCGAAAAGCAGGTTCTGCTGCAGACTATCGATGGCAAATGGCGCGAACATCTTTTGACGCTGGAACATCTGCGCTCGGTCGTGGGTTTCCGTGGCTATGCACAGCGCGATCCGCTGAACGAATACAAGAACGAAAGCTTCCAGCTGTTCGAAGGGATGCTTGATTCCTTGCGCGAAACCGTCACTCAGCAATTGTCGCGCGTGCGCCCGCTGAGCGAAGAAGAACAGAAGGAAATGCTCGCGCAGATGGCAGCACAACAGGCACAGGCGCAGAAAGCTGTGGATCAAGCTGCCGGGAATGCTGAGGCGATCGCCGAAGCCGAAGCGTCTGGTGACAGTCGTCCGGGTTTTGTCGAGGATGATCCTTCGACTTGGGGTAACCCGTCACGCAATGATCCTTGCCCTTGTGGCTCGGGGAAAAAATTCAAACATTGCCACGGCAGGTTGACTTAA